One genomic window of Pigmentiphaga litoralis includes the following:
- the murG gene encoding undecaprenyldiphospho-muramoylpentapeptide beta-N-acetylglucosaminyltransferase, protein MVMAGGTGGHIMPGLAVAQDLRARGWNVVWMGHPDGMESRLVPPQGIPLVPLRFSGVRGKGVKTLVKLPFTLLRALGQAFSALGRHKPDVVLGMGGYVALPGGLMAAMRGIPLVLHEQNSVAGMTNKVLARVADQVLTAFPGAFPGKGGNAAVEQVGNPVRPEMTRLAAPADRLAGRTGPLRLLVVGGSLGAQALNDTVPQALARLPADARPTVVHQAGEKHLAALQASYDKAGVTGDCRAFITDMAAAYADADLVICRSGAMTVAEICSAGAAALFVPFPHAVDDHQTTNAKYLSDAQAGWLKPQSALTPEWLAAWLAERTRPELIETATRARAMARPQATARIADICEAAARKEKP, encoded by the coding sequence ATGGTCATGGCCGGTGGCACGGGCGGGCACATCATGCCCGGCCTGGCCGTCGCGCAAGACCTGCGCGCGCGCGGCTGGAACGTGGTCTGGATGGGCCACCCCGATGGCATGGAATCGCGCCTGGTGCCGCCGCAAGGCATTCCGCTGGTGCCGCTGCGCTTTTCGGGCGTGCGGGGCAAGGGCGTCAAGACGCTGGTCAAGCTGCCGTTCACGTTGCTGCGTGCACTGGGCCAGGCCTTCTCGGCCCTGGGCCGGCACAAGCCCGACGTCGTGCTGGGCATGGGCGGCTATGTGGCGTTGCCCGGCGGGCTGATGGCGGCGATGCGCGGCATTCCGCTGGTGCTGCACGAACAGAATTCCGTGGCCGGCATGACCAACAAGGTGCTTGCCCGGGTGGCGGACCAGGTGCTGACGGCTTTCCCGGGCGCGTTCCCGGGCAAGGGCGGCAACGCGGCGGTCGAACAGGTCGGCAATCCGGTGCGTCCTGAAATGACCCGTCTCGCGGCGCCCGCGGACCGCCTGGCTGGCCGCACCGGCCCGCTGCGCCTGCTGGTCGTCGGCGGCAGCCTGGGCGCGCAAGCCCTGAACGATACGGTGCCGCAAGCCCTGGCCCGCCTGCCTGCCGATGCGCGACCCACGGTCGTGCATCAGGCCGGCGAAAAGCATCTGGCGGCCTTGCAGGCGTCCTATGACAAGGCCGGCGTGACGGGCGATTGCCGCGCCTTCATCACCGACATGGCGGCGGCCTATGCCGACGCCGACCTGGTGATCTGCCGATCGGGCGCCATGACGGTGGCCGAGATCTGCTCGGCCGGCGCGGCCGCGCTGTTCGTGCCGTTCCCGCACGCGGTCGACGACCACCAGACCACCAACGCCAAATACCTGAGCGATGCGCAGGCCGGCTGGCTCAAGCCGCAATCGGCGCTGACGCCCGAGTGGCTCGCGGCCTGGCTGGCCGAGCGCACGCGCCCCGAATTGATCGAGACCGCGACGCGTGCGCGTGCGATGGCCCGGCCGCAGGCAACCGCCCGCATCGCCGACATCTGCGAAGCCGCGGCGCGCAAAGAGAAACCATGA
- the ftsW gene encoding putative lipid II flippase FtsW has translation MSLFAELSNGVNAVRPSRTRMLNYDAALVVSAAALMLIGLVMVYSASVTLADSPKYKNYGNYFFLIRHVAYLMVGLFAAVFTFSIRLDTWQKYAMALFSISLVLLAVVLVPGIGREVNGAHRWLPLGVVNFQPSELMKLAVLIYAADYTVRKQEHMQFFWRGFVPMAVAMAASGLLLLLEPDLGAFVVVVAISMGILFLGGMNGKLFAGLTGVLVGTFMLLIWAAPWRRERLFAYLDPWSEGNALGKAYQLSHSLIAFGRGEWLGVGLGGSVEKLHYLPEAHTDFLLAVIGEELGFVGVAVVILLFATIVRRGFEIGRQAIAMDRTFSGLVAKGVVLWFGVQTLINMGVNLGLLPTKGLTLPFMSFGGTGIVFNMCALAVLMRVDYENRILMRGGRL, from the coding sequence ATGAGCCTGTTCGCAGAACTGTCCAATGGCGTGAACGCCGTCCGCCCCAGCCGCACGCGCATGCTCAATTACGACGCCGCGCTGGTGGTGTCGGCGGCTGCCCTGATGCTGATCGGCCTGGTCATGGTGTATTCGGCATCGGTCACGCTGGCCGATTCGCCCAAGTACAAGAACTACGGCAATTACTTTTTCCTTATCCGCCATGTTGCCTACCTGATGGTGGGGCTGTTCGCGGCCGTGTTCACGTTTTCGATCCGGCTGGATACGTGGCAGAAGTACGCCATGGCGCTGTTCTCAATTTCGCTGGTGCTCCTGGCGGTGGTGCTGGTGCCAGGCATCGGCCGGGAAGTGAACGGCGCGCACCGCTGGCTGCCGCTGGGCGTCGTCAACTTCCAGCCGTCGGAATTGATGAAGCTGGCCGTGCTGATCTACGCGGCCGACTACACGGTGCGCAAGCAGGAACACATGCAGTTCTTCTGGCGCGGCTTTGTGCCGATGGCGGTGGCCATGGCGGCGTCCGGCCTGTTGCTGCTGCTCGAGCCCGACCTGGGCGCCTTCGTGGTGGTCGTGGCGATTTCGATGGGCATCCTGTTCCTGGGCGGCATGAACGGCAAGCTGTTCGCGGGCCTGACGGGCGTGCTGGTCGGCACCTTCATGCTGCTGATCTGGGCCGCGCCGTGGCGCCGGGAACGTCTGTTCGCCTACCTGGATCCGTGGAGCGAGGGCAATGCGCTGGGCAAGGCGTATCAGCTGTCGCATTCCCTGATCGCGTTCGGCCGCGGCGAATGGCTGGGCGTGGGCCTGGGCGGCAGCGTCGAAAAACTGCATTACCTGCCCGAAGCGCATACCGACTTTCTGCTCGCCGTGATTGGCGAGGAACTGGGCTTTGTCGGCGTCGCCGTCGTGATCCTGCTGTTCGCGACCATCGTGCGCCGCGGCTTTGAGATCGGCCGCCAGGCCATTGCCATGGACCGCACCTTCAGCGGTCTGGTCGCCAAGGGTGTCGTGCTGTGGTTCGGCGTGCAGACGCTGATCAACATGGGCGTGAACCTGGGCCTGCTGCCGACCAAGGGCCTGACCCTGCCGTTCATGAGCTTTGGCGGCACGGGCATCGTGTTCAACATGTGCGCGCTGGCGGTGCTGATGCGCGTGGATTACGAAAACCGCATCCTGATGCGTGGAGGGCGCCTGTGA